The Streptomyces sp. NBC_01255 genome window below encodes:
- the nrtL gene encoding ArgS-related anticodon-binding protein NrtL, with protein MTPADLSLTVLHAVRRAVDDGALRVEVPPRVKVERARPGGAGEYASNVALTLARSAGRSAREVAVIIEERLRDAPGLRGVEITGPGFLNFSLRGDAGSELVRTILSGGAAYGYGDALAGTTVRFAEVTESRAVLVTEVVVRLLRSQGADAGVGGSERVYVVPGAYEEETLGRDAARWALLRAASHDRPLDGAPLLAQHERNSLFRVRYAYSRVRRLLVNGEQLGVTPAYEVPLHAPELLGVLGDHPVVLLAAARHRAPDRVARHLEAIADALLAFQHTVLPLGDEKPSAAHRSRLALAEAAGTVLAGGLSVLGISAPDRI; from the coding sequence GTGACCCCCGCGGACCTCTCCCTCACCGTGCTGCACGCCGTGCGCCGTGCGGTCGACGATGGTGCGCTGCGGGTCGAGGTGCCCCCGCGGGTCAAGGTCGAGCGGGCACGGCCCGGCGGCGCCGGGGAGTACGCCAGTAACGTCGCGCTCACCCTTGCCAGGTCCGCCGGGCGCAGTGCGCGTGAAGTTGCCGTCATCATCGAGGAACGCCTCCGTGACGCACCCGGGCTCCGCGGTGTCGAGATCACCGGGCCCGGGTTCCTGAACTTCAGCCTCCGCGGCGATGCCGGGAGTGAGCTCGTTCGCACGATCCTCTCCGGCGGAGCCGCGTACGGGTACGGCGACGCCCTCGCCGGCACCACCGTCCGCTTCGCCGAGGTGACAGAGTCGCGGGCCGTTCTCGTGACCGAGGTCGTGGTGCGGCTGCTGCGTTCCCAGGGGGCCGATGCCGGGGTCGGTGGCAGTGAGCGCGTGTACGTGGTGCCCGGGGCGTACGAAGAGGAGACGCTCGGGCGCGACGCCGCCCGCTGGGCCCTCCTGCGCGCCGCTTCGCACGACCGGCCCCTCGACGGCGCGCCCCTCCTCGCCCAGCACGAGCGCAACTCCCTCTTCCGGGTGCGGTACGCGTACTCCCGGGTGCGGCGGCTCCTCGTCAACGGGGAGCAGCTCGGTGTCACACCTGCGTACGAGGTACCTCTCCACGCACCCGAACTTCTCGGCGTCCTCGGCGACCATCCCGTCGTCCTCCTCGCCGCCGCCCGCCACCGCGCCCCCGACCGGGTCGCCCGGCACCTGGAAGCCATCGCCGACGCGCTGCTCGCGTTCCAGCACACCGTTCTGCCGCTCGGCGACGAGAAACCCTCGGCCGCCCATCGCTCCCGGCTGGCGCTCGCCGAAGCCGCCGGGACGGTGCTCGCCGGTGGCCTCTCCGTGCTCGGCATCAGCGCACCCGACCGGATCTGA
- a CDS encoding restriction endonuclease, protein MKAAAAEAKRMAREEKLAYEAARAQEAVDRTSVAENDAERLSQLLRAAVLDGQPLTFYRLEQKFVPSPFVPPKGRAKAAPLPVWSEYEPAAPGGLLGALGFGRRGYEAEVEVARKRFDRALRDHAREEMKRVEKLEKARTRHEELNQEEAGRVAAWNSDVDERRSAYRDREVEAVEWFADQVLAASVYPHGFPRAHQVSYQADTGDLLVQIDLPLEDVVPAARAYRYVKTRDEITTVPRPEKERRELYATVLAQTALRTVHELFAADTEEVVRSIALNGHVATIDRATGRNVRPCLITLQTSRDEFGELVLTQVDPRACLKRLRSLISPNPYELEPVRPLVTFDLSKFRLMDSLDVVAGLDSRPVLMDLTPTEFEHLIRQLFEAIGLDSVNTQPSKDEGVDAIAMNTDPVMKGLCIIQAKRTKNVVPFETVSALAGVVEHKRAAKGILVTTSWFGRASEAFANEHGRLELLDGANLVHLFKEHMDLDVIPGPVPPKRKPR, encoded by the coding sequence GTGAAGGCCGCCGCGGCCGAGGCCAAGCGGATGGCTCGCGAGGAGAAGCTCGCCTACGAAGCAGCCCGTGCGCAGGAGGCCGTTGATCGGACCAGCGTTGCCGAGAACGATGCCGAGCGACTCTCCCAACTGTTGCGGGCGGCTGTGCTGGACGGTCAGCCACTGACGTTCTACCGGCTGGAACAGAAGTTCGTTCCTTCCCCGTTCGTGCCGCCGAAGGGGCGCGCCAAGGCAGCGCCCCTTCCGGTCTGGTCGGAGTACGAGCCGGCGGCACCGGGTGGCCTGCTCGGCGCTCTCGGATTCGGACGCCGCGGCTATGAGGCGGAAGTCGAAGTCGCCCGCAAGCGTTTCGACAGGGCACTGCGAGATCATGCGCGCGAAGAGATGAAGCGCGTCGAGAAGCTGGAGAAGGCTCGCACTCGGCACGAGGAACTCAACCAGGAGGAGGCCGGGCGAGTCGCGGCTTGGAACAGCGACGTCGACGAGCGGCGCAGCGCCTATCGGGACCGGGAGGTGGAGGCGGTCGAGTGGTTCGCCGACCAGGTCCTGGCCGCCTCCGTGTACCCGCACGGCTTCCCTCGTGCCCATCAGGTCTCGTACCAGGCGGACACGGGTGATCTGCTCGTCCAGATCGACCTGCCGCTGGAGGACGTGGTACCTGCGGCCCGTGCGTACCGGTACGTGAAGACGCGTGACGAGATCACCACCGTGCCGCGTCCGGAGAAAGAGCGCAGGGAACTGTACGCAACGGTCCTGGCTCAAACGGCCCTTCGCACGGTGCACGAACTCTTCGCCGCCGACACCGAGGAGGTGGTCCGGTCCATCGCCCTGAACGGGCATGTGGCCACCATCGACCGCGCCACCGGACGGAACGTCCGGCCATGCTTGATCACGCTTCAGACCAGTCGGGACGAGTTCGGTGAGCTGGTGCTGACCCAGGTGGATCCGAGGGCCTGCCTCAAACGACTCCGGTCACTGATCTCGCCCAATCCGTATGAGCTGGAGCCGGTACGGCCTCTCGTCACGTTCGACCTGTCCAAATTCCGCCTCATGGACAGCCTGGATGTCGTAGCGGGCCTGGACAGCCGCCCCGTCCTCATGGACCTGACTCCCACAGAGTTCGAGCACCTCATTCGCCAACTGTTCGAGGCCATCGGGTTGGACAGCGTCAACACCCAGCCGTCGAAAGACGAAGGCGTCGACGCGATCGCGATGAACACCGACCCGGTGATGAAGGGGTTGTGCATCATCCAGGCGAAACGCACCAAGAACGTCGTCCCGTTCGAGACCGTCTCCGCCCTGGCCGGCGTCGTGGAGCACAAGCGGGCCGCCAAGGGCATTCTGGTCACGACCTCCTGGTTCGGCCGGGCCAGCGAGGCATTCGCGAACGAACACGGGCGCCTCGAACTGCTGGACGGCGCCAATCTGGTGCACCTGTTCAAGGAGCACATGGACCTGGATGTCATCCCCGGGCCCGTGCCCCCGAAGCGGAAACCCCGGTAG
- a CDS encoding ATP-dependent DNA ligase: protein MNAGRASRAEGGGDGGVALPPPVDVMRPRSADDIPAQAEPPRELQYSLKLDGFRALAFVLGDGRVVLQSRSRRDLAPEFPEIAAHLREQLPPGIVLDGELCAYRDGRISFTDLLRSHGDRVRTGVPVSYIAFDLLAVPGRDVRGLPLRDRWELLGAALRETEPPLQRVLATLDEEIARGWFRDLRDSGVEGIVAKSLGSVYRAGSTWDWRKIRHAETSDGLLLGVIGPPERPRDLLVRLPDGRTVTTSPRLTPAQSRQVGALVADRVGALAEDPEHGPVRWVEPPLPVELRRLAGRHENEAFVRVRSEG, encoded by the coding sequence GTGAACGCGGGGCGTGCGAGCCGTGCGGAGGGTGGGGGCGACGGGGGCGTGGCGCTGCCGCCGCCCGTCGACGTCATGCGGCCCCGGTCCGCCGACGACATCCCCGCCCAGGCGGAGCCGCCCCGGGAGCTCCAGTACTCCCTCAAGCTGGACGGGTTCCGCGCCCTCGCCTTCGTCCTCGGCGACGGGAGGGTGGTCCTCCAGTCCCGCTCGCGTCGCGACCTCGCACCCGAGTTCCCCGAGATCGCCGCCCACCTGCGCGAACAGCTCCCGCCCGGGATCGTGCTCGACGGCGAACTGTGCGCCTACCGGGACGGGCGGATCAGCTTCACCGACCTGCTCCGCTCGCACGGCGACCGGGTACGGACCGGGGTGCCCGTCTCGTACATCGCCTTCGACCTCCTCGCCGTGCCGGGGCGGGACGTGCGCGGACTGCCCCTCCGCGACCGGTGGGAGCTGCTCGGGGCGGCCCTGCGGGAGACGGAGCCGCCCCTCCAGCGCGTCCTCGCCACGCTGGACGAGGAGATCGCCCGGGGCTGGTTCCGCGACCTGCGGGACTCCGGCGTCGAGGGGATCGTGGCGAAGTCGCTCGGCTCCGTCTACCGGGCCGGCAGCACCTGGGACTGGCGCAAGATCCGGCACGCCGAGACGAGCGACGGCCTGCTGCTGGGCGTGATCGGCCCGCCCGAGCGGCCCCGTGACCTGCTCGTACGGCTCCCCGACGGCCGTACCGTGACGACCTCGCCCCGGCTGACCCCCGCGCAGTCCCGCCAGGTCGGCGCGCTGGTCGCCGACCGCGTCGGCGCCCTCGCCGAGGACCCGGAGCACGGGCCGGTGCGGTGGGTGGAGCCACCCCTTCCCGTGGAGCTGCGCCGGCTCGCGGGGCGGCACGAGAACGAGGCGTTCGTCCGCGTCCGATCGGAGGGGTGA
- a CDS encoding response regulator, translated as MSGVSGRVLVVDDNKVIRQLIRVNLELEGFEVVTAADGAECLDVVHQVCPDVVTLDVVMPRLDGIKTAERLRADPRTRHLPVAIISACGEHEAGGVGSGVDAFLAKPFEPSELVRVVRQLMHHERRERREATGPDGGEEPPADEGRQDARQNTRQDSARQDTRDQSRRLGSAPGAH; from the coding sequence GTGTCAGGCGTGTCCGGTCGGGTGCTCGTTGTCGATGACAACAAGGTGATCCGGCAGTTGATCAGGGTCAATCTCGAACTCGAGGGGTTCGAGGTCGTGACCGCGGCCGATGGTGCCGAGTGTCTGGATGTCGTACATCAGGTCTGTCCTGATGTCGTCACCCTGGACGTCGTCATGCCCCGCTTGGACGGGATCAAGACGGCCGAGCGGCTGCGTGCCGATCCGCGGACCAGACATCTGCCGGTGGCGATCATCAGTGCCTGCGGTGAGCACGAGGCCGGCGGGGTCGGTTCCGGCGTCGACGCCTTTCTCGCCAAGCCCTTCGAGCCCTCCGAGCTCGTCCGTGTCGTGCGTCAGTTGATGCACCACGAGCGCAGGGAGCGCCGGGAGGCCACCGGGCCGGACGGGGGAGAGGAGCCGCCCGCAGATGAGGGGCGGCAGGACGCGCGGCAGAACACCCGGCAGGACTCCGCTCGGCAGGACACCCGGGATCAATCCCGGCGCCTCGGGAGCGCGCCCGGCGCTCACTGA
- the ku gene encoding non-homologous end joining protein Ku: MRSIWNGAISFGLVSIPIKLVNATESRSVSFRQIHTEDGGRVRYKKVCELDGQEVAAAEIGKAYEEADGTMIPITDEDLAALPLPTAKTIEIVAFVAAGEIDPLQMEAAYYLSANGVPAAKPYTLLREALKRSDKVAVAKFALRGRERLGMLRVVDDVIAMHGLLWPDEIRAPEGVAPETPVTVRDAELDLADALMATLGEVDLDTLHDDYRTAVEEMIAAKAEGGEAVAPPTPGEEGGGQVIDLMAALENSVRAAKEARGEDAEVTELKPRARAAKKTTTAAAKKTAKKTTAKKTTAKTPTKSPAKKTSRKRPA; encoded by the coding sequence GTGCGATCCATCTGGAACGGCGCCATTTCCTTCGGGCTGGTCAGCATCCCGATCAAGCTGGTGAACGCCACCGAGAGCCGGTCCGTCTCGTTCCGCCAGATCCACACCGAGGACGGCGGCCGGGTCCGCTACAAGAAGGTGTGCGAACTCGACGGCCAGGAGGTCGCCGCGGCGGAGATCGGCAAGGCGTACGAGGAGGCCGACGGGACCATGATCCCGATCACCGACGAGGACCTGGCCGCGCTGCCGCTCCCGACGGCGAAGACGATCGAGATCGTGGCCTTCGTGGCGGCCGGGGAGATCGACCCGCTCCAGATGGAGGCGGCGTACTACCTCTCGGCGAACGGCGTACCCGCCGCGAAGCCCTACACCCTGCTCCGCGAAGCCCTGAAGCGCAGCGACAAGGTGGCGGTGGCGAAGTTCGCCCTACGGGGGCGGGAGCGGCTCGGCATGCTCCGGGTCGTGGACGACGTGATCGCGATGCACGGCCTGCTCTGGCCGGACGAGATCAGAGCACCGGAGGGCGTGGCCCCGGAGACCCCGGTGACGGTACGCGACGCCGAACTGGACCTGGCGGACGCCCTGATGGCCACCCTCGGCGAGGTCGACCTCGACACCCTCCACGACGACTACCGCACGGCGGTGGAGGAGATGATCGCGGCCAAGGCGGAAGGCGGCGAGGCGGTGGCACCCCCGACACCGGGCGAGGAGGGCGGCGGCCAGGTCATCGACCTGATGGCGGCCCTGGAGAACAGCGTACGAGCGGCAAAGGAGGCCCGCGGCGAGGACGCGGAGGTCACGGAACTCAAGCCACGGGCGAGAGCGGCGAAGAAGACGACGACGGCGGCGGCGAAGAAGACGGCGAAGAAGACGACCGCGAAGAAGACGACGGCGAAGACGCCAACGAAATCCCCGGCGAAGAAGACCTCACGCAAACGCCCGGCCTGA
- a CDS encoding M4 family metallopeptidase, giving the protein MLVVGVQTGSASADAQREAGATALVLTGPQRAAAVQEAQAGAAATAKAIGLADREKLLVRDVVKDADGTVHTRYERTYEGLPVLGGDLVVHQMKNGSRATTKATGARISVPTTEAKAPAATARSTARKVIWAATGKPTLAWETTVTGTQADGTPSERHVITDAATGKELYSYEAIETGTGNTQYSGQVTLGTAPSYTLTDATRGGHKTYDLNGGTNGTGSLFTNTSDTWGNGLATNRETAAADAHYGAAVTWDFYKNELGRNGIRGDGVAAYSRVHYGNAYVNAFWSDSCFCMTYGDGAGNLKPLTSLDVAGHEMTHGLTAATANLRYSKESGGLNEATSDILGTSVEFYAANATDAGDYLVGEKIDIRGNGTPLRYMDTPSKDGNSADYWSTKVARLDVHYSSGPANHFFYLLAEGSGTKTINGVVHSSATYDGSTLAGIGRQKAYKIWYKALSTYMTSSTNYAGARTATLSAATDLYGAGSPEYTAVANAWTAINVK; this is encoded by the coding sequence ATGCTCGTCGTAGGAGTCCAGACCGGATCCGCCAGCGCCGACGCCCAGCGCGAGGCGGGCGCCACCGCACTCGTCCTCACCGGACCGCAGCGCGCCGCGGCCGTCCAGGAGGCGCAGGCGGGAGCCGCCGCCACCGCCAAGGCGATCGGCCTCGCCGACCGCGAGAAGCTGCTCGTCCGGGACGTCGTCAAGGATGCCGACGGCACGGTCCACACGCGCTACGAGCGCACGTACGAAGGCCTGCCGGTCCTGGGCGGCGACCTGGTCGTCCACCAGATGAAGAACGGCTCGCGCGCGACGACGAAGGCCACCGGCGCCCGAATATCGGTGCCGACGACCGAGGCCAAGGCCCCGGCGGCGACGGCGAGGAGCACGGCCCGCAAGGTGATCTGGGCAGCCACCGGAAAGCCGACGCTCGCCTGGGAGACGACCGTCACGGGCACCCAGGCGGACGGCACCCCGAGCGAGCGCCACGTGATCACCGACGCCGCCACGGGCAAGGAGCTCTACTCCTACGAGGCGATCGAGACGGGCACCGGCAACACCCAGTACAGCGGCCAGGTCACGCTCGGCACGGCGCCCTCGTACACCCTCACGGACGCGACGCGCGGCGGCCACAAGACGTACGACCTCAACGGCGGCACCAACGGCACCGGCTCCCTCTTCACCAACACCTCGGACACCTGGGGCAACGGCCTGGCGACGAACCGGGAGACCGCCGCCGCGGACGCCCACTACGGCGCGGCCGTCACCTGGGACTTCTACAAGAACGAACTGGGCCGCAACGGCATCCGCGGCGACGGCGTCGCTGCCTACTCGCGCGTCCACTACGGCAACGCGTACGTCAACGCCTTCTGGTCGGACTCCTGCTTCTGCATGACGTACGGCGACGGCGCGGGCAACCTCAAGCCCCTCACCTCCCTCGACGTCGCGGGCCACGAGATGACCCACGGCCTGACCGCCGCCACCGCGAACCTCCGCTACAGCAAGGAGTCGGGCGGCCTCAACGAGGCCACCTCCGACATCCTGGGCACCTCGGTCGAGTTCTACGCGGCCAACGCCACCGACGCCGGCGACTACCTCGTCGGCGAGAAGATCGACATCCGCGGCAACGGCACCCCGCTCCGCTACATGGACACGCCCAGCAAGGACGGCAACTCCGCCGACTACTGGTCCACCAAGGTCGCCCGCCTCGACGTCCACTACTCCTCGGGCCCGGCGAACCACTTCTTCTACCTGCTCGCCGAAGGCAGCGGCACGAAGACGATCAACGGAGTGGTCCACTCCTCCGCGACCTACGACGGCTCCACCCTCGCGGGCATCGGCCGCCAGAAGGCCTACAAGATCTGGTACAAGGCCCTCTCCACCTACATGACCTCCTCGACGAACTACGCCGGCGCCCGCACGGCCACCCTCTCGGCAGCCACGGATCTCTACGGCGCAGGCAGCCCGGAGTACACGGCGGTCGCCAACGCCTGGACCGCGATCAACGTGAAGTAG
- the ligD gene encoding non-homologous end-joining DNA ligase, with amino-acid sequence MTPITEVEGRRLALSNLDKVLHPLTGTTKGEVLHYYATVGAAILPHLRDRPVSFLRYPDGPDGQLFFTKNPPPGTPSWVSTTSVPRSDDPRARQVVIQDLASLMWAANLVVEFHTPQWRTSSPAVADRLVFDLDPGPPATVVDCCRVALHLRERLAADGLEAFAKTSGAKGLHLLVPVVPTPSEHVSAYARRLAVEAEAELPRLVVHRMARALRPGKVFVDHSQNAAAKTTATPYTLRARALPAVSAPVTWEEVADCAAPAADPEKLVLLMDDIAPRLERYGELLAPLFAPGRAGIVP; translated from the coding sequence ATGACGCCCATCACAGAGGTGGAGGGGCGGCGCCTGGCGCTCAGCAACCTGGACAAGGTGCTCCACCCGCTCACCGGCACGACCAAGGGCGAGGTGCTGCACTACTACGCCACCGTCGGGGCCGCGATCCTGCCGCATCTGCGCGATCGGCCCGTCTCCTTCCTGCGCTATCCGGACGGTCCCGACGGGCAGCTCTTCTTCACCAAGAATCCGCCGCCCGGCACACCCTCATGGGTGAGCACCACCTCCGTTCCCCGCTCCGACGACCCGCGGGCGCGGCAGGTCGTCATCCAGGACCTGGCCTCCCTGATGTGGGCCGCGAACCTCGTCGTCGAGTTCCACACGCCCCAGTGGCGGACCTCCTCCCCCGCCGTCGCCGACCGGCTCGTGTTCGACCTCGACCCCGGGCCGCCCGCGACGGTCGTCGACTGCTGCCGGGTCGCGCTCCACCTGCGCGAGCGGCTCGCCGCCGACGGTCTGGAGGCCTTCGCCAAGACCTCCGGGGCCAAAGGGCTCCACCTCCTCGTTCCCGTCGTGCCGACTCCCTCCGAGCACGTCTCGGCGTACGCGCGACGGCTCGCCGTCGAGGCGGAGGCCGAGCTGCCTCGGCTCGTCGTGCACCGGATGGCGCGGGCCCTGCGCCCCGGCAAGGTCTTCGTCGACCACAGCCAGAACGCCGCCGCCAAGACCACCGCCACCCCCTACACCCTGCGGGCCCGCGCCCTGCCCGCCGTCTCGGCGCCCGTCACCTGGGAGGAGGTCGCGGACTGCGCCGCGCCCGCGGCGGACCCGGAAAAACTCGTTCTCCTGATGGATGACATCGCGCCACGTCTGGAGCGGTACGGGGAGCTCCTGGCGCCCCTTTTCGCGCCCGGGCGCGCCGGGATCGTGCCGTGA